The DNA segment GTAAGGTTGTTTTGTATGCACAAATAACAGCTTACTTACGTGATTTAGAGCCTATATTCGCTATGTAAATATACTTTACTACATCCAAAAACTATGGATTTATCAAACTTTACTACACTGCAAAACTTAGAAGCTGCCTTTGGTGGTGAATCGATGGCAAATCGTAAGTATTTATTTTTTGCCGAAGTAGCCCGTAAGTTGGGATTTACAGATTTAGCTAAACTATTTCGTGAAACAGCAGAGCAAGAAACAGAACACGCTTTTGCCCATTTTGAGTTGCTACATCCCGAATTGGTTGTAGAAAATCCCTCTGCCTTAACTGACGAACAAAAGCGAGAAATTGTCTCTCGGTGTTTATCTTTGGCTATTGAAGGCGAAACCTACGAGTACACTACAATGTATCCAGATTTTGCCGCATCTGCCCAAAGCGATCGCGATCATCCGGCGGCGGAAGAATTTCTCAAACAAGCGCAAGAATCTAGCGAACACGCCAGCACTTTCCGTGAAGCTGCACATCGCTTTGGTTTATTGAAGTTTATCGAAAATTACCACGCGGATCGCTACACTGAAGCATTAGAAGTATTAAATGGTGGACAACCTGTTACCAGAGTGGCCGGCGAAGATCCCAGCACTCGCAAATGGATTTGCAGACAATGCAGCATGATTTATGATCCTGTTGCTGGTGATCCCGATTCTGGTATTGCGCCAGGTACACCATTTGAAGATATCCCTAATGATTGGCAATGTCCGATTTGTGGTGCTACCAAAAAGACTTTTAAACTACTTGAGGAAAAAATTGCTGCTTAGAGATATAGCAGAAAATATCACGTTCTTTTGAACACTCAGTAATAAAGTAATCTTGGTAATTGGTCATCTTCAAAACCAATTACCAATGAGCTATTACCTGTACTCGATATTACAGAGTAGCGTGTTTTTTTTCACCTTGAAGGATTTCTGTTGCTTTTTCAGCAGAAAGAGGCTTATGGAACAAGAAACCTTGGACATCCTGACAGTTAATTGATTTTAAAAAATCAAGTTCTTCCTGTTTTTCTACCCCTTCAGCAGTTAGCCTCAAACCTAAACTTCTGCCCAAAGTCACGATCGCCTTAACTATATGTGCTACTTTGCTATCTGTGGTCAGTGCTTTGATGAAAGACCCATCAATTTTTAGATTGTGGAGTGGTAAAAGCTGTAACCGGGATAAGGAAGAATGACCAGTACCAAAGTCATCAATGGCAATATCAACACCCATCTGCTGTAAATTTTCTAACACACTCCTAGTAAAATCAATATCCTCAATAGCTGTTGATTCCGTAATTTCTAATTCTAAAAACTCTGGTGCTAGCCCTGTTTCGGCTAAAATTGCCGAGACAAGTTCTAGCAAAGTGGGTTGACGGAACTGTTTGGGAGAAAGGTTAACAGCCATTTGCACAGGAGGTAATCCAGCTTCTTGCCAAGCTCGGTTTTGCATACAGGCTGTGCGTAATACCCATTCACCAATAGGAATAATTAACCCAGTTTCCTCAGCAATGGGAATAAAAATACTCGGTGCTACTATCCCCATCTCTGGATGTTGCCAACGTAACAATGCTTCCATACCAGTAATTTGTCCGGTGAGGATATTAACGCGGGGTTGATAGTAAACTTTTAATTCTTGCTTTTCTAAGGCATAACGCAGACTTTTTTCTAAAGTTAGCAGTTCTGGGGTTTTACCACTTAAGCTAGTGGTGTAAAACTGATAGTTATTTCTCCCCTCATCTTTGGCATGATACAAGGCTGCATCCGCGTGTTTAATTAGAGCTTCTGCGTCTGGACTATGGTGGTCTAGTAAGGCTATGCCAAGACTAGCACTCACGTAAAGTTCATGCCCATCCAGATGGAAAACTTCTTCTAAAGCTTTGAGAATCCTGCAAGCTGCCTGGGTGACTTCTTCTATATAACTTATGTGGGGCAGAAGAATTGTAAATTCATCACCTCCCCAACGAGAAACCGTGTCTCCACTTCTAAGACAGTCACGCAATCTTTG comes from the Nostoc sp. PCC 7120 = FACHB-418 genome and includes:
- a CDS encoding rubrerythrin family protein, with the translated sequence MDLSNFTTLQNLEAAFGGESMANRKYLFFAEVARKLGFTDLAKLFRETAEQETEHAFAHFELLHPELVVENPSALTDEQKREIVSRCLSLAIEGETYEYTTMYPDFAASAQSDRDHPAAEEFLKQAQESSEHASTFREAAHRFGLLKFIENYHADRYTEALEVLNGGQPVTRVAGEDPSTRKWICRQCSMIYDPVAGDPDSGIAPGTPFEDIPNDWQCPICGATKKTFKLLEEKIAA